From Cellulomonas fimi ATCC 484, a single genomic window includes:
- a CDS encoding IclR family transcriptional regulator, with translation MQNTPLQERPAYVIESVDNALRLLQMLRDEGPVRLTEASARIEVSRSTAHRLLAMLVYRGFAIQRPDKAYAPGPGLLSETSQAELVGRLRSTCRPHLELLARRCGESVNLMIRTGPHVRFIQTVEGSATLRTADRQGAVMSTLEASGGLALVAEAPPEEVRAMELNAPRGWWPTVEKELERVRRHGFALNLAYTEPHVAAIGLALHDPNGAGIAAFSISMPQSRLDPRRRDELVAQARETRREIEADLARGREGRLVVSE, from the coding sequence GTGCAGAACACGCCGTTGCAGGAGCGACCCGCCTACGTCATCGAGTCCGTCGACAACGCGCTGCGGTTGCTGCAGATGCTGCGCGACGAGGGCCCCGTCCGCCTCACGGAGGCATCCGCGCGGATCGAGGTCTCGCGCTCGACCGCGCACCGGCTTCTCGCGATGCTGGTGTACCGCGGGTTCGCGATCCAGAGGCCGGACAAGGCATATGCACCTGGACCAGGACTCTTGTCGGAGACGTCGCAGGCGGAGCTCGTCGGTCGGCTGCGATCGACGTGCCGCCCGCATCTCGAGCTCCTGGCTCGGCGCTGCGGCGAGTCGGTCAACCTCATGATCCGCACCGGTCCCCACGTGCGGTTCATCCAGACCGTCGAGGGCAGCGCGACGCTCCGGACCGCGGACCGCCAGGGCGCCGTGATGTCCACCCTGGAGGCGTCAGGCGGGCTCGCGCTCGTCGCCGAGGCGCCCCCGGAGGAGGTGCGGGCGATGGAGCTGAACGCCCCTCGCGGCTGGTGGCCCACCGTCGAGAAGGAGCTCGAGCGCGTTCGCCGGCACGGGTTCGCGCTGAACCTCGCCTACACCGAGCCGCATGTCGCCGCGATCGGTCTCGCACTCCACGACCCGAACGGCGCGGGCATCGCCGCCTTCAGCATCTCGATGCCGCAGTCGCGGCTGGACCCTCGGCGGCGCGACGAGCTCGTCGCCCAAGCGCGCGAGACGCGCCGTGAGATCGAAGCCGACCTCGCACGCGGTCGAGAGGGTCGGCTGGTCGTCTCGGAGTGA
- a CDS encoding SDR family NAD(P)-dependent oxidoreductase, translating into MRPIDEPAFPLASDAWSVERMVDTGVASTDPPPQVHARQARSRLAGRLVVITGAARGIGAALAKRLAADGARTIACDIASSPEHDMDGVEYRRLDVTADEDWRRLVADLRDQGNDVDGVVASAGVTWRARLGEVEGADLARVYAVNVGGTLLAIQHLSPLMQAGGSIVAIGSAAGLTGHYPLAYTASKWALRGLAKAASLELGPAGIRVNVVHPGFIETEMTASAPAAFRAANVAETPLGRTGSTEEVSSVVSFLLSDEASFVTGAEIPVDGGLTSHGGVKSISDALSRPT; encoded by the coding sequence ATGCGCCCCATCGACGAACCGGCCTTCCCCTTGGCGTCCGACGCGTGGTCGGTTGAGCGGATGGTCGACACGGGCGTTGCCAGTACGGATCCGCCGCCCCAGGTACACGCGCGTCAGGCGAGGTCCAGGCTCGCGGGCCGGCTCGTCGTCATCACCGGTGCAGCTCGCGGCATCGGAGCAGCCTTGGCAAAGAGGCTCGCGGCCGATGGCGCACGCACGATCGCATGCGACATCGCATCATCGCCGGAGCACGACATGGACGGCGTGGAGTACCGGCGCCTCGACGTCACTGCCGATGAGGACTGGCGCCGGCTCGTGGCGGATCTGCGCGACCAGGGCAACGACGTCGACGGTGTGGTCGCCAGCGCGGGCGTGACCTGGCGGGCACGCCTCGGCGAGGTCGAGGGCGCGGACCTCGCGCGTGTCTACGCCGTCAATGTCGGTGGGACCCTCCTCGCCATCCAGCACCTCTCCCCCTTGATGCAGGCGGGTGGGTCGATCGTCGCCATCGGGTCCGCGGCGGGCCTGACGGGGCACTACCCGCTCGCCTACACGGCGAGCAAGTGGGCGCTTCGGGGACTGGCCAAGGCAGCGAGTCTCGAGCTCGGCCCGGCAGGCATCCGCGTCAACGTCGTCCATCCCGGCTTCATCGAGACCGAGATGACCGCGTCCGCCCCCGCGGCGTTCCGAGCAGCGAACGTCGCCGAGACCCCGCTGGGTCGCACGGGCAGCACCGAGGAGGTGTCCAGCGTCGTCAGCTTCTTGCTCAGCGACGAAGCATCGTTCGTGACCGGTGCGGAGATCCCCGTTGACGGTGGACTGACGTCCCACGGCGGCGTGAAGTCGATCAGTGATGCGCTGTCGAGGCCCACGTGA
- a CDS encoding SDR family NAD(P)-dependent oxidoreductase, with protein MTGRLAGKVALITGTAGGQGRAAARLFAAKGACVVACDVDATGAQQTGELVRGDGGDMHSSHPLDLADEDRVRAWIDDAASRHGGIDTVYNNAAATRFSPIGDTSYEDWSFVVRHELDIVFLVTRHGWRHLVFRGGGSVQLVVLDSRHHGVAHEPTAGTHGHERRRRRDDEADRRGGRTSRHPGELHQPWPHQDAGERGHAPGCRPSHGRHRVGDPARASGRAGGRREMRALLGLGRVFIRHGRQPGRRRRLVRRLACLARLHSDV; from the coding sequence GTGACCGGGCGCCTGGCGGGCAAGGTCGCTCTCATCACCGGGACTGCCGGCGGGCAGGGGCGCGCGGCAGCGCGGCTCTTCGCAGCCAAGGGTGCCTGCGTCGTGGCGTGCGACGTCGACGCCACGGGCGCGCAGCAGACAGGCGAGCTGGTACGCGGTGACGGCGGAGACATGCACAGCTCGCACCCTCTTGACCTCGCGGACGAGGATCGTGTGCGCGCCTGGATCGATGACGCCGCCAGCCGCCACGGCGGTATCGACACCGTCTACAACAACGCGGCGGCCACCCGCTTCAGCCCGATCGGGGACACGTCCTACGAGGACTGGTCGTTCGTCGTCCGCCACGAGCTCGACATCGTGTTCCTCGTGACTCGCCACGGGTGGCGGCACCTGGTCTTCCGCGGCGGAGGCTCGGTCCAGCTGGTGGTGCTCGACAGCAGGCATCACGGGGTCGCGCACGAACCAACGGCTGGCACACACGGCCACGAAAGGCGCCGTCGTCGCGATGACGAGGCAGATCGCCGCGGAGGGCGCACCTCACGGCATCCGGGCGAACTGCATCAGCCCTGGCCTCATCAGGACGCCGGGGAGCGAGGGCACGCTCCTGGCTGCCGACCATCCCATGGGAGGCATCGCGTCGGCGATCCCGCTCGGGCGAGTGGGAGAGCCGGAGGACGTCGCGAGATGCGCGCTCTTCTTGGCCTCGGACGAGTCTTCATACGTCACGGGCGCCAACCTGGTCGTCGACGGCGGCTGGTCCGCCGTCTTGCCTGCTTAGCGCGACTGCACTCGGACGTCTGA
- the rhaI gene encoding L-rhamnose isomerase: protein MREISKETLDALATQAIELPSWAFGNAGTRFKVFTTPGTPRTIQEKLADAAQVNRLTGLAPSVALHIPWDLVDDYTKLSEYAQDLGVRLGTINSNTFQDDAYKFGSLTNVDPRIRQKAIDHHYECIDVMHATGSEDLKIWLPDGTNYPGQGDIRGRQDRLADSLQKIYDRLGDEQRLVLEYKIFEPYFYTMDVPDWGTSYAHVTALGERAFVCLDTGHHAPSTNIEFIVAQLLRLGRLGSFDFNSRFYADDDLIVGSADPFQLFRILFEVVRGGGMEAGSPVRFMLDQCHNIEDKIPGQIRSVLNVQEMTARALLVDQPALRAAQDAGDVLAANAVFMDAFYTDVRPALAEWRESRGLPADPIAAYAKSGYAQVIVGERVGGTQAGWGA, encoded by the coding sequence ATGCGCGAGATCAGCAAGGAAACTCTGGACGCCCTGGCCACCCAGGCGATCGAGCTCCCGTCGTGGGCGTTCGGGAATGCCGGGACCCGGTTCAAGGTCTTCACCACCCCTGGGACGCCACGCACGATCCAGGAGAAGCTTGCTGACGCTGCGCAGGTGAATCGACTCACGGGTCTTGCGCCCAGTGTCGCTCTACACATCCCGTGGGACCTCGTCGACGACTACACCAAGCTCTCCGAGTACGCGCAGGACCTCGGCGTCCGCCTCGGCACGATCAACTCGAACACGTTCCAGGACGACGCCTACAAGTTCGGCTCTCTGACCAACGTGGATCCGCGCATCCGTCAGAAGGCGATCGACCATCATTACGAGTGCATCGACGTCATGCACGCCACTGGATCCGAGGACCTCAAGATCTGGCTGCCCGACGGGACCAACTACCCCGGCCAGGGCGACATCCGCGGGCGGCAGGACCGACTCGCCGACTCCCTGCAGAAGATCTACGACCGGCTCGGGGACGAGCAGCGGCTCGTGCTCGAGTACAAGATCTTCGAGCCGTACTTCTACACGATGGACGTTCCCGACTGGGGCACCTCGTACGCGCACGTCACCGCACTCGGCGAACGCGCGTTCGTGTGCCTCGACACCGGCCATCACGCACCGAGCACCAACATCGAGTTCATCGTCGCTCAGCTGCTGCGTCTCGGCCGGCTCGGTTCGTTCGACTTCAACAGCCGTTTCTACGCCGACGACGACCTCATCGTGGGCTCCGCCGACCCGTTCCAGCTGTTCCGGATCCTGTTCGAGGTGGTCCGGGGAGGCGGCATGGAGGCGGGCTCGCCTGTGCGCTTCATGCTCGACCAGTGCCACAACATCGAGGACAAGATCCCCGGCCAGATCCGGTCCGTCCTCAACGTCCAGGAAATGACAGCACGGGCGTTGCTGGTAGACCAGCCCGCGCTGCGCGCAGCCCAGGACGCGGGCGACGTGCTCGCCGCGAACGCAGTCTTCATGGACGCCTTCTACACCGACGTGCGTCCTGCGCTCGCCGAGTGGCGCGAGTCCCGAGGGTTGCCCGCCGACCCGATCGCGGCGTACGCGAAGTCCGGCTACGCCCAGGTGATCGTCGGCGAGCGTGTCGGCGGTACCCAGGCCGGCTGGGGCGCCTGA